The following nucleotide sequence is from Desulfuromonadales bacterium.
GCAGAGCCATGATCATCGTCATGCAGCAGGGGGCCGGCAAGGAAGCGCTGGCCGAAGTGAAGAAACGCATCCGCGAGTTGGGCTACAAGCCGCACGTCATCCACGGCGAGACCCGCGACGTCATCGGGGCGGTGGGGGACGAGCGGGGCAAGGCAGTCCTCCAGTCCCTGGAGTCGATGCCCGGGGTGGAGAGCGTCGTCCCCATTCTGAAGCCCTACAAACTGGCGAGCCGCGAGGTGAAGCCGGAACCGAGCATCTTCGAGATCGGCGGCGGGGTTTCCATCGGCGGAGAGCAGTTGGTGGTGATGGCGGGGCCCTGTTCGGTGGAAAGCGAGGAGCAGATCGTCGACACGGCGCGGGCGGTCAAGGCCGCCGGAGCCACCGTCCTGCGCGGCGGAGCCTTCAAGCCGCGCACCAGCCCCTATTCGTTCCAGGGGATGGAGGAGGATGGGCTCAAGCTGCTCGATCTGGCCCGGCAGGAGACGGGGCTGCCCATCGTCACCGAGGTGGTCAATCCGCGCGACGTCGAGCTTGTTGCCCGCTACGCCGACATCATGCAGGTCGGGGCGCGCAACATCCAGAACTTCGCCCTGCTCAAAATGCTCGGCCGGCTCGACAAACCGGTGCTGCTCAAGCGGGG
It contains:
- the aroF gene encoding 3-deoxy-7-phosphoheptulonate synthase is translated as MIIVMQQGAGKEALAEVKKRIRELGYKPHVIHGETRDVIGAVGDERGKAVLQSLESMPGVESVVPILKPYKLASREVKPEPSIFEIGGGVSIGGEQLVVMAGPCSVESEEQIVDTARAVKAAGATVLRGGAFKPRTSPYSFQGMEEDGLKLLDLARQETGLPIVTEVVNPRDVELVARYADIMQVGARNIQNFALLKMLGRLDKPVLLKRGMATTIQEFLMSAEYILAEGNRRVILCERGIRTFETATRNTLDISAVPVLKAQTHLPVVIDPSHATGHAHLVPSMCYASVAAGADGLIVEVHPNPEKAASDGPQSLRPADFAVMMGKLRQFAAVAERKL